Part of the Choloepus didactylus isolate mChoDid1 chromosome 10, mChoDid1.pri, whole genome shotgun sequence genome is shown below.
CACTATTGGCATTTGTTTCTTTACATGGTTCCTGACTGCTCCAACTTCACTCCAGTATCCACTTTGCTAGTCAACTTGATGCTTAAAGCATACACTATATTTTACCTTTTGCTCAAACTGCTCTCCCCCACTTCTCCATGTCAATTTTCCCCACCTTCAAAGCCTAGCAGACTACTAAAGCCTTTTCAGATTGTCCTCTTTGTATGGTTTCCTCTGCAGCCCCATAACACTGTGTGTCTTGTTGACAGCATCTAATGTTTCCTGATTATACAGCTATCATGCCCTCTAAAGAAAGTGAGGTACTGTGAGGTCAAGTAAAAATTCCcaatccagtgctctttccactctACTATAGTCCTTTTAGCCTGCAAATTTGGCAGGGGAAAAAGTCAGAAGGTACATGCTGTTCCCCTGCTTCCTGTCTCTAACACCACTGTTCTGTTCCAAAGCTTTATTTAGCCCCAACATGTTTATCCCCAAAGTTACCACCTGCTGGCCAAGGATGAAACTGAAAATACTTTTCCTCCCCAACAAAAAAATGTCTCAAATGCAATTCAGAAATCTCCATTTGACCCAAGGACATTTAATGAAGAGTCCATGCCTTTCCAGACTGCTTTATGAAAAATTCAAATCCTGTATTCTTCTTTCTAACCACTCATTAAGTTGCAGGGCTGTGCAAAGCTGACTACTTACTTGCCAGTTTGGTTGAATCAGTGATTAGCAGACCTATGTTCATAATGGGTATCGTGTGCCCACTGTACTCTCAGGGTAACTTCTTAGATCCAGACATATCTTAAGATGTTAGGCTTATTGCTCCATTTTTGCTCTTGCTTGTGACATACTATTGCTCCTTATGATCAATTTGATGCCAGCTTCTTGGTCAACTCCATTGTCTAATTATATCATGGAAAGAAGTATCAGCCACATCAAGATGAAATTCCAATTTCTTTCTGGGAACACTTGGGGGGGATGGGCTGCCTACACTGCTTACATTTTGGTTTAAGTGTGCAGGCTTCTGTAGGAATCAGTTGGCAACAGAGTTGCTCACACTGCTTTCTAGTTTACAAACtattttcaatcattttattGGATCAAGAAACTTGAGGCCCCCCAAAAGCTAAGTACTTTGTTCACACCTACACTACTCAAAGCACAAAAGCCAGAACTAGAACCAGGTCTCCTAAGATTGGCCTCTCGCTAAAAGTCTAGGcttgttttttttctaaaggaGAATCTAGAGTTCCAACTTGCTCCGCCTCTACTTCTATAGATAGATAGGCTTCATGTGACAAGTGAAGATAAACCAATCATTTCAACACAAAAATGTCAACCTGTATCTCTACATATATTGGGAGAAAATGGCAACTTGCCTTCTGTATGTCTTCATAATATGGAGAGGTACCAAATGTATTTACCCAAATGACCCTACTAACCCACAGGGATGAGACTGAGAGTGGCAGTGTTCAGAGTGGGAAGAAGACTGAAAGCTAATTTACCAGGAATAACTAAATGGTGGGAGGATGAAGGCAGAGGAGGACCAAAGACAGAATATGGTGGGTAGTGTCATGGAAAATAAGGGACGGTCAATTCAAATCCCAAGAAAGCAAAATATCTACTTCACAGCCATGAATTCCAGAGATGTCCCAGTTTAATCAACCAATGTAACTATCCTATGACTCCACAGACTATCTTTCCCAGAGCCTGGTCTTGCCTGGTGCTGGTGTTAAGTTCTAGGATGACCAATACAAATTTGACTCAGTGGATTATTTTTTCTCTACCACTCTTCTTTGGGTAAAGCACCACAATCCTTCCCCAGAAGGACCAAGTGATTACTTTAGTACCTGCTGAATGAAGAGGATGCTCCCTACCTCTGTGTGGACAAAACTATACAGGCAACCATCTGAGCAAACTGTGAGCAGGGGGGATGTttggtttggaaaaaaaatatccaaaactAGAATTTCACATTAGGAaaagggctctttttttttttttttcttataatacaTATTACATAAAATAAAGCTGGACATAATTGTAATTCTCAACAAGAGCATGAGTGCTTGGGATTTGTAGATGCATTAAAAGGAGGTGTAAATAGAAAACATTCACCTCCAGacagaaattctatttttttttgcaacCTTAAGATTTTTGGAGGATAGCCCAATCCAGTACTTGGTCAGGATAAAGGGAGTCCTCTGCAGGCCTAGCCTTATGGTCCATATCAAATTTAGGTGAAGAGATGCTACATTCTCCACATTTGGAGCTCCATCAGGCTGCTCCCCTCCACATCAATGCTATCCAGTAATACTGCAGACATAGGGTAAGGCAGCAGGAGGTATCATACCAGGGGTTAATCAGGAAAGGAAGAGGGTACAAACCTACCTCCAGGATTTCACATTTGGAGGAGTGCCTCGGCAGTGAAGGGCAGCCCAAGGCTCTTCCCCGGAAAAGAAGCAGGCACAAGGGTCAGGACTCAGGCTCCACTTTGACCCACGTTTATTGTCCTTTACAACATGTCATTTTTGGTTTAGAAACTTCTTGTGATTAGTTTTCCAACATTAACTCAAAAGCATGTAAATCAAAATCAACCTCTCTATAAACACCCAGCAACTGTAGCCCCTTACCCTCCTGACCAGGTTGGGTAGGGAGAAGAAGGGAGCACTTGGGCAGCATTGAGTGAAGTGCAGATGCTTTATTGTGGGGGGTGGCGGTGGTGCCTTGGATCACACCCTGCACAAGTCCCCAGCACTGCCCAAACTACAACAGAAATGGTGTAGGCCCAAGGCTCAATTCCCTGTTGGTAATTCACTCTGCCTCCCAAAtgaaaattgcttttattttatcgcttttgttttgtatttttttgcaaCAGAAACCCCCTGTCCAGAGTCTGACCGTAGCTGAACTGTTCAGACTGAGGAACGGAGCAGGCCGTGGGCGCACCCCTGGTCCCTCCTGGGTGAGCGCCCCCACACCCCCCGGGAACAAGGTCCAGCCAGGCCAGCTCGCTGCATGCTGGCCACCACCACTTAGCCATACAGGTCATCATCATTGTCTTCCGTGTACACACTGCCACCTGTGCCACCTCCGCTGCCCTGACTGGGGCCAGCTCCACCCTGGTTCCCTGAAGGGAATCTGTGTGCATAAGAAAGAGCAGAGCCAGAAAAGATGGTTAGGACAGGGCCTGTGTAGGATTTTCACAACTACCCTCAGGCCTCCTTATGACTCCCACCACCTTGTTTGCTTGTGTATCTCCCAAGGCAACACCAGCACTGCCCAATGCCCTCACCCCAGTTACCTGAAGCTGCCAAAGCCCCGGCTCTGCTGAAGGGTCTGAGCGAACATTTCATACTTCCGGATGTCATTGTCACTGACAGAACGGCGGGCAAAGCGCATGGCTTCCTCAAAGTGGTCTCGACGGATCTCAGGTACTGGATCATCCTCTTCTACCTCCTGTAGCGTTGAATAAATATAGACTGCTAGGGTGAGTTAAAGCCCAGCCTGGAATCTCCCTGGCCTCCCCAATCTATTACTGCAGTAGCTTATTGGTTTCTCTGCCTCTCCAGTCTAACCTGAGTAAGTTACCAGGCCAATCTTTCTAAAATCAGGTCACTGCCCTGCTGTGAATGCACTGACAAAACTGTGGGGACAGAAGTCAGATCAGTGGTTGCAAGGGGCTGAGGGTAGGGAGAAGCTGACTGTAAAGTAAACATAAGGGAACTTCTTGGAATGATAAAAATTTCTATGTCTCAGGATAGTAGTTACATAACTATATTTGTCAAAAAGCACAGAAATGGTATacctaaaaagggtgaatttaaCTAGGTGTAAATTACACCttcataaacctaaatgtaaccaaaaaaaaaaaaaaaagtcaatggctTTCAGAGCTTACCCCATCTGGATTACACCTTACCTAGTGGCCTCAATTCCAGTAACTTATGCCCTCTTATTGAGCCAGGTCCTCCCAGTTCCTGCAAATCTACTTCTTGAGCCGGGTATTTGAGCTCCTTACTACCTTTATCCAAATTCTACTCTCCCATTACAGGCCAGCAGCTCAaatcttttctcttccatttcaaaTCCACCCCAATTACTATGACTTATGAGACTTTTGGTGGTGAGGGGAAATGTTACAGACCTcttccaaaaggaaaagagaaccactcattcatttatttattcattattaagTCCCTACAGTGTGCCAGGATACAGTGGGAAATAAACAAGAAGTTAGAGTCCCTACCTTTATGGAgcttatacacacatacacacaacaaatTTTGGGAGATCTGTGGGCCCCTCCCCACCACTAGGGATAGGTCCACGGATCCTAGGTTAGAACCCCTGCTCTATCTATTTACCTGCACAATCATACTTTGATTCCCCCCTCACAGAGCCTAATGTACACTGAACATATAGCTGTCCATCTCAACTCTGCCTTTGTAATTCCAGACTGAGGAGGTTAACCTCACTATTCTTTCCCTTTGATGCCCTGCTAAACATCTCAGTGAGACACTCTTTCCAAAATCTTCTCTTAAGTCAAGGGCATGGAGGAAACCGTCCTCTGGCTCCCTGGGGAAAGCAAACAAGCTCACCATGGCTGATGGGTTGGTCTGCCTTTCCCGTTCCCGCCTAATCTCACTCTCAATGGATTCACGGATGGCCAGTTTGCAAGCACGTTGGCAAATCTCTGTCAGGTCAGCTCCAGAAAAACCATTCGTCATCTTAGCCAGGAATTCTAAATCCACGTCCTAAAAAGAAGTAACACCTGAATACACTAATCTTTGGTCCACCCAAGCATTCCCAACTCATTTTTCCCATCTTCTGCCATCCCATTTTATTCCTGACTCTAGATTAGACTCATGGAAGTCCCAATGGTCAGTGACCTTGCACATGCCTTGGCAACTGGAGACTTGCGCAGGTTGGCTTTGAGGATGGCAACCCGGGACTTCTCATCAGGAAGTGGGATATAGATGAGTTGATCAAGGCGGCCAGGCCGAAGGATGGCAGGATCAATGATGTCAGGCCGGTTGGTAGCGCCAATGATGAAAACATTCTTTTTTGTGGACATGCCATCCATTTCTGTTAGGATCTGGTTGATGACTCGGTCAGCAGCCCCACCACCATCTCCAATGTTGCCACCACGGGCCTTGGCAATCGAATCCAGCTCATCAAAGAACAATACACAGGGGGCAGCTTGGCGAGCCTATGGAAGAGACAGATGGACTCAAGCACTAGCATAACTGGATCTCTCAGActtcaaaagggaaagaaaatgaagtgaaCTTCACCGGCCATGGCTGAACTGTCATGAGAAGGTTTTAACTCTCTCAAAACAACAGCCTCCATATCCCTACCTTACCCCTAAGCAAATGAATATAGTCCAGCCCCTTGTAGCTCACCTTGTCAAAGATTTCCCTGACATTGGCCTCAGACTCCCCAAACCACATGGTGAGCAGCTCAGGACCCTTGATGGAGATGAAATTGGCCTGGCACTCATTAGCGATGGCTTTGGCCAGCAAGGTTTTCCCACAGCCAGGAGGTCCATAGAACAGTACTCCCTTGGAGGGTGTCATGCCAAACTTGAGAAATTTGTCTGGGTGTTCCACAGGATACTgggtggggaaagaaaagaaagtttggTGTTACCCCAGTTAGGCAAAAATCTAACCGAACAGAAGCATCCCCTCTAGCATCCCAAGGTATAAGATCCAGTTTCCCTAGGAAAAGGATCTGGATCATACTCTCAAAATTCTGTGAGTGTGCTAACACCTAGAGACCACCCAGCTCAATTATAATGTAAGGATAACCCTGAATTAACCCTGGACCAAGCTACCCTACCTGGACCAGCTCCTGGAGCTCACGTTTGACATCCTCCAGGCCTCCAATGTCCTCCCAGGTCACCTGTGGCACCTCCACCACTGTCTCCCGCAGCGCTGATGGGTTGCTCTGGCTCAGGGCCCACTAAAAAGGGAGGAAAGATTTGAGATAAGACTTGCTAGGAGAAGGGCCAAAGTGAACTGTGTGTTTACCTGAGGTGGATGTATGGTCCTTACCCGGAAGTCATCCATAGTGACTGCCAGGGAGTTCATGACTTCAGCATCGATAGTTTCATCCTCTAGGTCAATAAGGTCCATCTTCTTGCGGATGGCCTGCAGAGCAGCCTCCGAGCACAGGGCTGCCAGGTCAGCACCCACGTGCCCGTGAGTTTCATTGGCTACCTGCAGGGAAGAGACAGACTTACTATACTGTCCCTAAGACCCAGCTTCTTAAGTGGCTCAGAGTCACTAGAATCCTGGCTTCTTACACTAAATCCTATATCCCTCTCTCTAGTTCCTCCCATTTCTCTGAACACATACCAGCAGTCTCTTCACTGGAGGGGTTTTAATTGCTCAAGCCTGAATTCAAGATCTGGAAATAAAGCTGTTCCAACAATTCTGGTTTACTCTACTGCAGTGTCAACTAAAAAACATGCCAATTCCAGTTTCAGGGATTCAGTCTAAGATCACTTTCCTTCCCCTGCCCAGGAATCAAAAGCAATCTTCACACATTTTAAGTTTATGTCCCTAGTCAATTCCCTACAACAACCTGGAAAGAGACATTCTAATTCCTGGCCAGCCCTCATCACCACTCCACCTGTTCTAGGTCCACATCATCTGCCAGCTTCATGTTCTTGGTATGGATCTGAAGAATTTCCAGGCGTCCTGTAGCATCAGGGATTCCAATATCTACCTCTCTGTCAAAGCGACCTGTaggaaagcatatgaaaatagaTTGCTTTATTTCTGGTCCAGAGGAAAGAAGGGACAGACCTAAGGTGTCCAACTATTCTAGTTTTCCCAGGATTGTCTTGGTTGTAGCACTGAAAATCCCACATCCTGGGGAACCCCTCAGTCTGAAGCAAATCAGGATGTTTGGTCACCCTAGATAGGCCATGAGATGAGGGAAAAAGACCCCTGGACCCTATCACTGTAAAGTGTGCCAAGATTCAAGAAATCCTCAGGATTAGGTGACTTAGATGAAGCCCAGAAGGGTATAAAGACATTTCGGGTCCCTACCAAATCGCCGCAGAGCAGGGTCAATGCTGTTGGGTCTGTTGGTTGCTGCCATGACAATCACATGTGCTCTCTGCTTTAGGCCATCCATGAGGGTCAACAATTGGGATACAATACGCCGCTCTACCTCCCCATGGGTCTGTCAGGACAGGATGTCTGGTCAGAAGCAAAGTCAGGACCTTTTAACCACCCTACCACCACCCACCCCATGAGGAAATTCCTACTTTCTCTCTTTTGGGAGCAATGGCATCCAGTTCATCAATGAAGATGATAGCAGGAGCATTCTTCTCAGCCTCTTCAAAGGCTTTACGAAGGTTACTCTCAGACTCACCAGCCAACTTGCTCATGATCTCAGGACCTGAAAGGATATAGAATGGAGACAATAGGGAAACTACTGCCTTCCCCAGAGATCTTCTATTTGCCAAGCCAAAGGCAGATCCTGGGTGAGAAGGTGGCAAAGATCACCTCTGCCTAATATTTTCACAGCCTCTACCAGCCACTGTATCTCAGGATAGCTACCAGGTCAGactgaagagaagctaagagattcAGTATACTTTTTTCACAGTAGAGCTGAAAGTGTAAAGATGACAGCAAATGCTCTGGGACCTCTGGCCAGGAAAGGTAATGCACCAGTTGGACCTCTACCAACTAAATATCATTCCCAAAGAGCCAGTTATTTCAGCCAATCTCCGCCACATCCTCTGAAATACATTAGCATGGGCTTTTTCTCATTCCAACCTGCTTAACTTAAATGTTTTTAGCCTGTCCACAAATTTCtcaaggggggtggggggataccAGTGAAAAAATACCTTCCCTTATTTTGCTTATCTGTCAGTAATGTGTTAAAATGTGAGAtatttcctttatccagtgtatggacacatgtaAAACATGGGGACAACCCCCCCACGAGGGACATGATTcctaggggaatgaatctccctggtgacatgggacatgattcccaggaatgagcctagccctTGCAGTGAAGGATTGAAAATACCTACATGACCaaaagagggacaaaagaaaggtaacaagctgaggtcacagtggctaagagatcccaaatagagtggAGAGACTACACTGGAGGTTTCTattatgcaagctccagcaagACACCCCAgttggccacagtatgccatgcccttaccaaaagtattccccaaatacctaggtccctacctgacaTTCTACAAAAGATGCACtcattaagttttatctttcagaaacttaaatccactagtgttcctataccagacaagtcctaaaacccagaggcaatagcctctttaagatcgactatcagatgcagccctcttccccatactgtcgacactcTCTTTTAATATGAAttaagttagggtgctcactgcctagacacccctgaaaatggaaaaagagattgGGGGGAAgaagtagcaacaaacaaggtaagaatGAACAAAGGACTattaatactgaaactttatataattatgtatatatttttggatgctggggtgttggaatggctggaaggaggtaaatgacatggtggaactgtagtctatagcatcccttgggatttgctctatagccacTCGTTGAaatgtgccttgaaggtcttcacctttctgtatataccttgtactgcatactaaggaaaaaactgaaattgtggaactctaacccataacaatttttgaaattacctatatgattgcttgttgagctgtacattgagagatgacaccgAAATTTCTttgtattgattatattttacaataatggaaacagctgaagttgCGGAACtttgacccatgacattcttaaGAGATTTGCTCTCCCACTACTTGTTTAATTGTatgttgaaagttatcactgttatgtatatacgctaaagttcacaataaaaaaatcaaaaaaaaaaatggggacaaaaagtaaatgaataatcagGGGTATGGggagtgtgggatgttttgggtgttcttttttacttctatttttatttttattcatttatttttttgagtaataaaaatgttcaaaaattggttgtggcaatgaatgcacaactatatgatactgtgaacaggtgactatacactctggatgactgtatggtatgtgactatatctcaataaaagtgccttaaaaaaaaatgtgagaacaTGGGGGCAAATGTATGTGTTCATGAGCTCTCCATTTCTGGctcagtcagacacaaaatgaacCAAGTCTCTTACCATTGATCAAGAAAAAGAAGGCTCCAGTCTCATTTGCCACAGCTCGAGCAATAAGGGTCTTCCCTGTCCCAGGGGGCCCATAAAGCAGGATTCCCCGAGGAGGCTGAGGACCAAAACAGAGAGCATGATTAGGCTGACTGCCACCTTCTTCCAACCCTATTCACCCTAAAATGGCTTGACTGGGGCTCTAGAGAGGGTGAGAATCAGGTCTCAACTCTGACTGGTAAGAACAAGCCTCAGAGATAAATGCAAGGAAGACAGTTTACTTCTGGCTACAATCATTCATGTTACCAGCACAGAAATAGTGGTAGAAAGCTGGGAACAGTTATGACTGCAACTTGTACATGAGACTAAGAACAGAGAAATcacctgtgccagtctgaatgtatcatgccccccaaacaccattatctttgatgcaatcttgtggggcagacattttagtgctgattagattggaattctttgagtgtttccatggaatgtgccccacccaactgtaggtgataactctgattagatatttccatggaggcgtggccccacccattcagggtgggccttcatcagtggagctatataaatgagctgacaggcagagggaactcagtgcagctgtgagtgatgttttgcagaggagctacagctaagagggactctttgaagaaaacacaggagatgcagatgagagacagtttgaagatggccgttgaaagcagactcttgctccagagaagctgagagaggacaaatattccaagtgcaactaagagtgacatttttgaggaactgcaacctagagaggaacgtcctgggagaaagccattttgaaaccagaactttggagcagacgccagccacatgccttcccagctaacaaaggtttttggacaccactggctatcctccagtgaaggtactcgattgctgatgtgttaccttggacactttatggccttaagactgtaactgtgtaaccaaataaaccccttttataaaagccaatccatttctggtgttttgcattccggcagcatcagcaaactagaacaccacccccAAGAAACTTTAGGCCGAGTGGTCTAAAGATCCTAGGACCCGCGAAATGTAAGAGGTCATTAGTCAAGtgcttgactttattttttttttttttttttttttttttttttttttttttaaatttaaaaataactctttAATCATATACACATAAGGGGAATAAAAGGCAGCACCAGGCTGACTGGGAAAGGGAGCAAGGTATTCTCCCTCTGTCCCAGTGTCTGCTTGGCACAGTTCTTGAGATCACACAAACAAGTGGAGGTGGGATGGGAAGTAGGATAAGAGAGAAGACTGAAGAGACAAAGGCAAAGGGGGAGAGGCAGGGCTTGCAGTAGTCTCAGTCAGTGGACTCCAACACAGATTCACTCAGCGCAAGGTCCCAGTAGTGTTCAGCCCCATGCTTTTTGAAATGCTCCCGAGCCATGTTCTCTGTAGGGcactgtttgaatttcatttcccCAAAGCTCCGATCTTTCGCTGTACCCTCCCAGACTAGTACACACTTGTTGGTTTTCTTCACAGCTTCCTCATCAGATTCCTCATCATCATCTCCCTTCGTGTTAGATGTCTGTTCATCCCACTTTATCCGATGCAGCATAAGACGCTTAAATTTCTTCTGGGCCTTGGGGCCCCCTTCCACTACTACCACGTTGACATCCTTGTGCAGTACCACCACCCCTGTCAGGTACAGTTGCCCAGCATTGGCCTCAATCTTGAACTTCTTTGCTGGATTGCTCAAATTTCGAACTCTATATACAGATATGTGTACCCCCTGTGAAATGTCTTCTttaagctttttaattttcttgaccTTTCTCTGTTCTGCTGTAAGTTTTCGGGCAGCGTTAGCCTCTTCATGCGCTTTCTGTCTTTTTGCCATCTGAGCTCTGACA
Proteins encoded:
- the LOC119545485 gene encoding transitional endoplasmic reticulum ATPase, producing the protein MASGADSKGDDLSTAILKQKNRPNRLIVDEAINEDNSVVSLSQPKMDELQLFRGDTVLLKGKKRREAVCIVLSDDTCSDEKIRMNRVVRNNLRVRLGDVISIQPCPDVKYGKRIHVLPIDDTVEGITGNLFEVYLKPYFLEAYRPIRKGDIFLVRGGMRAVEFKVVETDPSPYCIVAPDTVIHCEGEPIKREDEEESLNEVGYDDIGGCRKQLAQIKEMVELPLRHPALFKAIGVKPPRGILLYGPPGTGKTLIARAVANETGAFFFLINGPEIMSKLAGESESNLRKAFEEAEKNAPAIIFIDELDAIAPKREKTHGEVERRIVSQLLTLMDGLKQRAHVIVMAATNRPNSIDPALRRFGRFDREVDIGIPDATGRLEILQIHTKNMKLADDVDLEQVANETHGHVGADLAALCSEAALQAIRKKMDLIDLEDETIDAEVMNSLAVTMDDFRWALSQSNPSALRETVVEVPQVTWEDIGGLEDVKRELQELVQYPVEHPDKFLKFGMTPSKGVLFYGPPGCGKTLLAKAIANECQANFISIKGPELLTMWFGESEANVREIFDKARQAAPCVLFFDELDSIAKARGGNIGDGGGAADRVINQILTEMDGMSTKKNVFIIGATNRPDIIDPAILRPGRLDQLIYIPLPDEKSRVAILKANLRKSPVAKDVDLEFLAKMTNGFSGADLTEICQRACKLAIRESIESEIRRERERQTNPSAMEVEEDDPVPEIRRDHFEEAMRFARRSVSDNDIRKYEMFAQTLQQSRGFGSFRFPSGNQGGAGPSQGSGGGTGGSVYTEDNDDDLYG